One window of the Camelina sativa cultivar DH55 chromosome 1, Cs, whole genome shotgun sequence genome contains the following:
- the LOC109128518 gene encoding uncharacterized protein LOC109128518, with the protein MRLNKFDADFAAWILQVRDGNSMLASTNPEENVGGCRIATDEGLMLPNRGNRLAAISIAAYPTFSQSFKERHYLTERAILTPRNETVREINEYQLSMVPGDSKEYLSSDSLQTELAPRGDWSNLYTVEYLNSLDFPGLPIQEICLK; encoded by the coding sequence ATGAGGCTAAACAAGTTTGATGCAGATTTTGCAGCTTGGATTTTACAAGTGCGAGATGGAAACTCAATGTTAGCAAGCACAAACCCTGAAGAAAATGTTGGAGGGTGCAGAATAGCTACGGATGAAGGTTTAATGCTACCAAACAGAGGGAACCGCCTAGCAGCAATTTCTATTGCTGCATATCCAACGTTCTCTCAATCATTCAAGGAACGACACTACCTAACGGAGAGGGCAATCCTAACTCCTAGGAATGAGACTGTCCGTGAAATAAATGAATACCAGCTATCCATGGTGCCAGGTGACAGTAAGGAATATTTAAGCTCAGATTCTCTCCAAACAGAGCTTGCACCACGTGGAGACTGGAGTAACTTATACACAGTCGAGTATTTAAACTCTCTAGATTTTCCAGGTTTACCAATCCAAGAAATTTGCTTGAAGTAG